One region of Camelus bactrianus isolate YW-2024 breed Bactrian camel chromosome 20, ASM4877302v1, whole genome shotgun sequence genomic DNA includes:
- the CFB gene encoding complement factor B, translated as MGSSRSCRPCLAPLILALLSGGVSMTPLPEAGPQSTCSLEGVEIKGGSFRLLKEGQALEYVCPSGFYPYPAQIRTCRSTGSWSTLKTQDRKIVKRAECKAIRCPRPQDFENGEYWPRAAYYNLSDQITFRCYDGYTLRGSANRTCQENGRWDGQTAICDDGAGYCPNPGIPIGTRKVGSQYRLEDTVTYYCNRGLTLRGSQQRKCQEGGSWSGTEPSCQDSFMYDTPGEVAEAFLSSLTETIEGVDAEDGHIPGEQQKRRIVLDPSGSMNIYLVLDGSDSIGAHNFTGAKNCLRDFIEKVASYGVKPKYGLVTYATYPKVLIKVSDAKSSDADWVTEQVNQINYEDHKLKAGTNTKKALLEIYNMMSREVNTLPETWNRTRHVIILMTDGLHNMGGDPVSAIHDIRDLLDIGRSRKNPREDYLDIYVFGVGPLVNQENINALASKKDKEQHVFKVKDMEDLENVFIQMLDESRTLGLCGMVWEHKGGTDYHKQPWHTKISVTRPSRGHENCMGAVVSEYFVLTAAHCFTVEDEAHSIKVSVGGKNQALQIEEVIFHPNYDLNAKKAEGIPEFYDYDVALIKLRKKLTYDQTTRPICLPCTEGSNQALRLPRLTTCQQQREELLPAKDIKALFVSELPKEKKLIRKEVYIKNGEKKTACERDALHAPGYDKVKDVSEVVTPRFLCTGGVAPYADPNTCKGDSGGPLIIHKKSRFIQVGVISWGVVDVCKGQKQPPAHARDFYINLFQVLPWLKEKLKDEDLGFL; from the exons ATGGGGAGCAGTCGCAGCTGCCGACCCTGCCTAGCCCCCTTGATCCTGGCCCTCTTGTCTGGAG GTGTGAGCATGACGCCATTGCCTGAGGCTGGGCCCCAGAGCACCTGCTCTCTGGAGGGAGTAGAGATCAAAGGTGGCTCCTTTCGGCTGCTCAAGGAGGGGCAGGCACTGGAGTACGTGTGCCCTTCCGGCTTCTACCCATACCCTGCGCAGATTCGCACCTGCAGATCCACAGGGTCCTGGAGCACCCTGAAGACTCAAGACAGAAAGATTGTCAAGAGGGCCGAATGCAAAG CAATTCGCTGCCCCAGACCACAGGACTTTGAGAATGGGGAGTACTGGCCCAGGGCTGCCTACTACAATTTGAGTGACCAGATCACTTTCCGCTGCTATGATGGTTACACTCTCCGGGGCTCTGCCAATCGCACCTGCCAAGAGAATGGTCGGTGGGACGGGCAAACGGCCATCTGTGATGATGGAG CGGGGTACTGCCCGAACCCGGGCATCCCCATTGGCACAAGGAAGGTGGGCAGCCAGTACCGCCTTGAAGACACTGTCACCTACTACTGCAACCGGGGGCTCACCCTACGGGGCTCCCAGCAGCGCAAATGCCAGGAGGGTGGCTCTTGGAGTGGAACGGAGCCTTCCTGCCAAG ACTCCTTTATGTATGACACTCCTGGAGAGGTGGCCGAAGCCTTCCTATCCTCCCTGACAGAGACCATAGAAGGAGTTGATGCTGAGGATGGACACATTCCAG GGGAACAACAGAAGAGGAGGATTGTCCTGGACCCCTCGGGCTCCATGAACATCTACCTGGTGCTGGATGGATCAGACAGCATTGGGGCCCACAACTTCACAGGAGCCAAGAACTGTCTCAGAGACTTCATTGAGAAG GTGGCAAGTTATGGGGTGAAGCCAAAATATGGTCTAGTGACATATGCCACATATCCCAAAGTTTTGATCAAAGTGTCTGATGCAAAGAGCAGTGATGCAGACTGGGTCACAGAGCAGGTCAACCAGATCAACTACGAAG ATCACAAGCTGAAGGCAGGGACAAACACAAAGAAGGCCCTCCTGGAAATATACAACATGATGAGCAGGGAAGTGAACACCTTACCTGAAACCTGGAACCGCACCCGCCATGTCATCATCCTCATGACTGATG GCTTGCACAACATGGGCGGGGATCCAGTCTCTGCCATTCATGATATCCGGGACTTGCTGGACATTGGTAGAAGTCGCAAAAACCCAAGGGAGGATTATCTGG ACATCTATGTGTTCGGGGTTGGGCCTCTGGTGAACCAAGAGAACATCAATGCTTTGGCTTCCAAGAAGGATAAAGAGCAACACGTGTTCAAAGTCAAGGACATGGAGGACCTGGAGAATGTTTTCATTCAAATGCTTG ATGAAAGCCGGACTCTGGGCCTCTGTGGCATGGTTTGGGAGCACAAGGGAGGTACTGACTACCACAAGCAACCATGGCACACCAAGATTTCAGTCACT CGCCCTTCGAGGGGACATGAAAACTGTATGGGTGCTGTGGTATCTGAGTACTTTGTGCTGACAGCCGCACACTGTTTCACGGTGGAGGATGAGGCTCACTCAATCAAGGTCAGCGTGG GAGGGAAGAATCAGGCCCTGCAGATAGAGGAAGTCATATTTCACCCAAACTATGACCTCAATGCGAAAAAAGCAGAAGGAATTCCTGAATTTTATGACTATGATGTGGCCCTGATCAAACTCAGGAAGAAGCTGACATATGATCAGACCACCAG GCCCATTTGTCTCCCTTGCACTGAGGGATCCAATCAAGCCTTGAGGCTTCCAAGGCTAACCACTTGCCAGCAACAGA GGGAAGAGCTGCTCCCTGCAAAGGATATCAAAGCTCTGTTTGTGTCTGAGTTgcccaaagaaaagaaactgataCGGAAGGAGGTCTACATCAAGAATGGGGAAAAG AAAACCGCCTGTGAGAGAGATGCTCTGCATGCCCCAGGCTATGACAAAGTCAAGGACGTCTCTGAGGTGGTCACCCCCAGGTTCCTTTGCACTGGAGGGGTGGCTCCCTACGCTGACCCCAACACTTGCAAAG GTGATTCTGGTGGCCCTCTGATTATTCACAAGAAGAGTCGCTTCATTCAA gtggGTGTGATCAGCTGGGGCGTTGTGGATGTCTGCAAGGGGCAGAAGCAGCCACCTGCTCATGCCCGAGACTTCTACATCAACCTCTTCCAAGTGCTGCCCTGGCTCAAGGAGAAACTCAAAGATGAAGACCTCGGTTTTCTATAA
- the NELFE gene encoding negative elongation factor E isoform X2: MLVIPPGLSEEEEALQKKFNKLKKKKKALLALKKQSSSSTASQGGVKRSLSEQPVVDTATATEQAKQLVKSGAISAIKAETKNSGFKRSRTLEGKLKDPEKGPVPTFQPFQRSVSADDDLQESSRRPQRKSLYESFVSSSDRLRELGPDGEEAEVSGAGDGPPRSFDWGYEERGGARSSASPPRSRSRDRSRERNRDRDRERDRDRDRDRDRDRDRDRDRDRDRDRDRDRDRDRDRDRDRDREGPFRRSDSFPERRAPRKGNTLYVYGEDMTPTLLRGAFSPFGNIIDLSMDPPRNCAFVTYEKMESADQAVAELSRIALRVATGTRGPRLSTVMTSTRKTLWTASRE; this comes from the exons ATGTTGGTGATACCCCCCGGACtgagcgaggaggaggaggctctgCAGAAGAAATTCAACAAACTCAAGAAAAAG AAAAAGGCATTGCTGGCTCTGAAGAagcaaagcagcagcagcacagcCAGCCAAGGCGGTGTCAAACGCT CACTGTCAGAGCAGCCTGTGGTGGACACAGCCACAGCAACAGAGCAGGCAAAGCAGCTGGTGAAGTCAGGAGCCATCAGTGCCATCAAGGCCGAGACCAAGAACTCAGGCTTCAAACGTTCTCGAACCCTAGAGGGGAAGTTAAAG GACCCTGAGAAGGGGCCAGTCCCCACTTTCCAGCCATTCCAGAGGAGTGTATCTGCCGACGACGATCTGCAGGAG TCATCCAGACGTCCCCAGAGGAAATCTCTGTATGAGAG TTTTGTATCTTCCAGTGATCGGCTTCGGGAACTGGGGCCAGATGGGGAAGAAGCAGAGGTCTCAGGGGCTGGTGATGGCCCCCCTCGAAGCTTTGACTGGGGTTATGAAGAACGTGGTGGTGCCCGCtcctcagcctccccaccccGAAGCCGCAGCCGGGACCGCAGTCGTGAGCGGAACCGGGACAGAGACCGGGAACGGGACCGAGACCGGGATCGAGACCGGGACAGAGACCGGGACAGAGACCGCGATCGAGACCGGGACAGAGATCGGGACAGGGACCGAGACCGAGATCGAGACCGGGACAGGGATCGGGACCGAGAGGGCCCTTTCCGCA GGTCGGACTCATTCCCTGAACGCCGGGCCCCGCGGAAGGGGAATACTCTCTATGTGTATGGAGAAGACATGACGCCCACCCTCCTCCGTGGGGCCTTCTCTCCCTTTGGAAACATCATTGACCTCTCCATGGACCCACCCAGAAA CTGTGCCTTCGTCACTTATGAAAAGATGGAGTCAGCAGATCAGGCCGTTGCTGAG CTGTCCAGAATAGCCCTAAGGGTTGCCACCGGGACAAGAGGACCCAGATTGTCTACAGTGATGACGTCTACAAGGAAAACCTTGTGGACGGCTTCTAGGGAGTGA
- the NELFE gene encoding negative elongation factor E isoform X1, with protein sequence MLVIPPGLSEEEEALQKKFNKLKKKKKALLALKKQSSSSTASQGGVKRSLSEQPVVDTATATEQAKQLVKSGAISAIKAETKNSGFKRSRTLEGKLKDPEKGPVPTFQPFQRSVSADDDLQESSRRPQRKSLYESFVSSSDRLRELGPDGEEAEVSGAGDGPPRSFDWGYEERGGARSSASPPRSRSRDRSRERNRDRDRERDRDRDRDRDRDRDRDRDRDRDRDRDRDRDRDRDRDRDRDREGPFRRSDSFPERRAPRKGNTLYVYGEDMTPTLLRGAFSPFGNIIDLSMDPPRNCAFVTYEKMESADQAVAELNGTQVESVQLKVSIARKQPMLDAATGKSVWGSLAVQNSPKGCHRDKRTQIVYSDDVYKENLVDGF encoded by the exons ATGTTGGTGATACCCCCCGGACtgagcgaggaggaggaggctctgCAGAAGAAATTCAACAAACTCAAGAAAAAG AAAAAGGCATTGCTGGCTCTGAAGAagcaaagcagcagcagcacagcCAGCCAAGGCGGTGTCAAACGCT CACTGTCAGAGCAGCCTGTGGTGGACACAGCCACAGCAACAGAGCAGGCAAAGCAGCTGGTGAAGTCAGGAGCCATCAGTGCCATCAAGGCCGAGACCAAGAACTCAGGCTTCAAACGTTCTCGAACCCTAGAGGGGAAGTTAAAG GACCCTGAGAAGGGGCCAGTCCCCACTTTCCAGCCATTCCAGAGGAGTGTATCTGCCGACGACGATCTGCAGGAG TCATCCAGACGTCCCCAGAGGAAATCTCTGTATGAGAG TTTTGTATCTTCCAGTGATCGGCTTCGGGAACTGGGGCCAGATGGGGAAGAAGCAGAGGTCTCAGGGGCTGGTGATGGCCCCCCTCGAAGCTTTGACTGGGGTTATGAAGAACGTGGTGGTGCCCGCtcctcagcctccccaccccGAAGCCGCAGCCGGGACCGCAGTCGTGAGCGGAACCGGGACAGAGACCGGGAACGGGACCGAGACCGGGATCGAGACCGGGACAGAGACCGGGACAGAGACCGCGATCGAGACCGGGACAGAGATCGGGACAGGGACCGAGACCGAGATCGAGACCGGGACAGGGATCGGGACCGAGAGGGCCCTTTCCGCA GGTCGGACTCATTCCCTGAACGCCGGGCCCCGCGGAAGGGGAATACTCTCTATGTGTATGGAGAAGACATGACGCCCACCCTCCTCCGTGGGGCCTTCTCTCCCTTTGGAAACATCATTGACCTCTCCATGGACCCACCCAGAAA CTGTGCCTTCGTCACTTATGAAAAGATGGAGTCAGCAGATCAGGCCGTTGCTGAG CTCAACGGGACCCAGGTGGAGTCCGTACAGCTCAAAGTCAGCATTGCCCGAAAACAGCCCATGCTGGATGCCGCCACTGGCAAGTCTGTCTGGGGCTCCCTGG CTGTCCAGAATAGCCCTAAGGGTTGCCACCGGGACAAGAGGACCCAGATTGTCTACAGTGATGACGTCTACAAGGAAAACCTTGTGGACGGCTTCTAG
- the SKIC2 gene encoding superkiller complex protein 2, producing the protein MMETERLVLPPPDPLDLPLRAVELGCTGRWELLNVPGAPESTLPHGLPPCAPDLQQEAEQLFLSSPAWLPLHGVEHSARKWQRKMDPWSLLATLGAPVPSDLQAQRHPTTGQILGYKEVLLENTNLSATTSLSLRRPPGPISQSLWGNPTQYPFWPGGMDEPTITDLSTREEAEEEIDFEKDLLTVPPGFKKGVDFAPKDHQAPAPGLLSLSRLLEPLDLGGGDEDESEAVGQPRGPRGDTVSASPCSAPLARASSLEDLVLKEASTAVAPPEPSKPLPQEQWAVPVDVTSPVGDFYRLIPQPAFQWAFEPDVFQKQAILHLERHDSVFVAAHTSAGKTVVAEYAIALAQKHMTRTIYTSPIKALSNQKFRDFRNTFGDVGLLTGDVQLHPEASCLIMTTEILRSMLYSGSDVIRDLEWVIFDEVHYINDAERGVVWEEVLIMLPDHVSIILLSATVPNALEFADWIGRLKRRQIYVISTVARPVPLEHYLFTGNSPKTQGELFLLLDSRGAFHTKGYYAAVEAKKERMSKHAQTFGAKQPTHQGGPAQDRGVYLSLLASLRTRAQLPVVVFTFSRGRCDEQASGLTSLDLTTSSEKSEIHLFLQRCLARLRGSDRQLPQVLHMSELLHRGLGVHHSGILPILKEIVEMLFSRGLVKVLFATETFAMGVNMPARTVVFDSMRKHDGSTFRDLLPGEYVQMAGRAGRRGLDPTGTVILLCKGRVPEMADLHRMMMGKPSQLQSQFRLTYTMILNLLRVDALRVEDMMKRSFSEFPSRKDSKAHEQALAELTKRLEALEEPDMTGQLVDLPEYYSWGEELTETRSLIQRRIMDSVNGLKSLSAGRVVVVKSQEHHNALGVILQVSSNSTSRVFTTLVLCEKPVSEDPQERGPASPDVPYPDDLVGFKLFLPEGPCDHTVAKLQAGDVAAITTKVLRVNGEKILEDFSRRQQPKFKKDPPSAPVTTAVQELLRLAQAYPAGPSTLDPVNDLQLKDVSVVEGGLRARKLEELIRGAQCVHSPRFPAQYLKLRERMQIQKEMERLRFLLSDQSLLLLPEYHQRVEVLRTLGYVDEAGTVKLAGRVACAMSSHELLLTELMFDNALSALRPEEIAALLSGLVCQSPGDPGDQLPSTLKQGVECVQAVAKRIGEVQVACGLNQTVEEFVGELNFGLVEVVYEWARGMPFSELAGLSGTPEGLVVRCIQRLAEMCRSLRGAARLVGEPVLGAKMETAATLLRRDIVFAASLYTQ; encoded by the exons ATGATGGAGACGGAGCGACTTG TGCTACCTCCCCCGGATCCCCTGGACCTGCCCCTTCGGGCCGTGGAATTGGGATGCACAGGACGCTGGGAGCTGCTGAATGTGCCTGGGGCTCCAGAGAGCACC CTTCCCCACGGCCTCCCTCCCTGTGCCCCAGATCTGCAGCAAGAAGCAGAGCAGTTGTTTCTGTCATCTCCAGCCTGGCTGCCTCTACATGGTGTGGAGCACTCAGCCCG AAAATGGCAGAGAAAGATGGATCCCTGGTCTCTCCTGGCCACACTGGGTGCCCCAGTCCCCTCCGATCTACAGGCCCAAAGACACCCAACCACAGGCCAGATACTGGGCTACAAGGAG GTCCTGTTGGAGAATACAAACCTGTCGGCCACGACCTCCTTGTCTCTTCGCCGGCCACCAGGGCCCATCTCCCAGTCCCTGTGGGGGAATCCAACACAGTACCCTTTCTGGCCAG GTGGAATGGATGAGCCCACCATAACAGATCTGAGCACTcgggaggaggctgaggaggagaTAGACTTTGAGAAAG ATCTTCTTACTGTTCCACCTGGTTTCAAGAAAGGCGTGGACTTTGCACCAAAGG ATCACCAAGCTCCAGCTCCTGGGTTGCTCAGCCTCAGCCGTCTGCTGGAGCCCCTGGATTTGGGCGGGGGTGATGAGGATGAGAGTGAGGCTGTGGGACAGCCCAGAGGTCCCAGAGGGGACACTGTTTCAGCCTCTCCCTGCAGTGCTCCCTTGGCCCGAGCAAGCAGCTTGGAGGACCTAGTGTTGAAG GAAGCGTCCACAGCTGTAGCCCCCCCAGAGCCTTCCAAGCCCCTACCTCAGGAGCAGTGGGCTGTCCCTGTGGATGTCACCTCCCCTGTTGGTGATTTCTACCGCCTCATTCCCCAGCCAGCCTTCCAG TGGGCATTTGAACCAGATGTGTTTCAGAAACAGGCCATCCTGCACTTGGAACGGCACGACTCAGTCTTTGTTGCGGCTCACACATCCGCAGGGAAGACAGTTGTGGCTGAATACGCCATTGCCCTTGCCCAGAAACACATGACGCG CACCATCTATACTTCGCCCATCAAGGCCCTGAGCAACCAGAAGTTCCGAGACTTCCGAAACACATTTGGGGATGTAGGACTGCTCACAGGGGACGTGCAGCTGCACCCAGAGGCCTCTTGCCTCATTATGACAACAGAGATCCTTCG CTCCATGCTGTACAGCGGCTCGGATGTCATACGGGATCTGGAGTGGGTCATCTTTGATGAGGTTCACTACATCAACGATGCTGAG CGTGGGGTTGTGTGGGAGGAGGTGCTGATCATGCTCCCTGACCACGTTTCCATCATCCTTCTGAGTGCTACTGTCCCCAATGCCCTTGAATTTGCTGACTGGATCGG GCGGCTGAAGCGTCGCCAGATCTACGTCATCAGCACTGTTGCTCGCCCTGTCCCCCTGGAGCATTATCTCTTCACGGGCAACAGTCCCAAGACCCAGGGGGAGCTCTTCCTGCTGCTGGACTCGCGGGGTGCCTTCCACACGAAGGG gtacTACGCGGCTGTGGAGGCCAAGAAGGAGCGGATGAGCAAACACGCCCAGACCTTTGGGGCCAAGCAGCCCACGCATCAGGGGGGGCCCGCACAG gaccgTGGCGTGTACCTGtccctcctggcctccctccGTACCCGTGCGCAGCTGCCCGTAGTGGTGTTCACCTTCTCCCGGGGCCGCTGTGACGAGCAGGCCTCGGGCCTCACCTCCCTGGACCTCACCACAAGTTCAGAGAAGAGTGAGATTCACCTCTTCCTGCAGCGCTGCCTCGCTCGCCTCCGAGGCTCTGACCGCCAGCTGCCCCAG GTCCTGCACATGTCCGAGCTCTTGCACCGCGGCCTGGGCGTGCACCACAGTGGCATCCTGCCCATCCTTAAGGAGATCGTGGAGATGCTGTTCAGCCGCGGCCTGGTCAAG GTCTTGTTTGCCACAGAGACCTTTGCcatgggtgtaaatatgccagcCCGAACGGTGGTGTTTGACTCCATGCGCAAGCACGACGGCTCCACCTTCCGGGACCTGCTCCCTGGGGAGTACGTGCAGATGGCAGGTCGGGCAGGGCGCAGGGGCCTGGACCCCACGGGCACTGTCATCCTGCTCTGCAAGGGCCGCGTGCCTGAGATGGCGGATCTGCACCGCATGATGATG GGGAAGCCGTCCCAGCTGCAGTCCCAGTTCCGCCTCACGTACACCATGATCCTCAACCTGCTGCGGGTGGACGCTCTCAGGGTGGAAGACATGATGAAGAGGAGCTTCTCTGAGTTTCCATCCCGCAAGGACAGCAAG GCCCATGAACAGGCTCTGGCTGAACTGACCAAGAGGCTGGAGGCCTTGGAGGAGCCTGACATGACTGGCCAGCTCGTTGACCTGCCTGAGTATTACAGCTGGGGGGAGGAACTGACAGAGACCCGGAGCCTGATCcag CGACGCATCATGGACTCTGTGAATGGGCTGAAGTCTCTCTCCGCGGGAAGGGTGGTGGTCGTGAAGAGTCAGGAGCATCACAATGCGCTGGGTGTGATCCTTCAG GTCTCTTCAAATTCCACCAGCAGAGTATTCACAACTCTGGTCTTGTGTGAGAAACCTGTGTCTGAGGACCCACAGGAGAGGGGGCCGGCCTCCCCTGATGTGCCCTATCCAGATGACCTTGTAGGATTCAAGCTGTTCCTGCCTGAAG GGCCCTGCGACCACACCGTGGCCAAGCTCCAGGCAGGAGATGTGGCTGCCATCACCACCAAGGTGCTCCGGGTGAATGGGGAGAAGATCTTGGAGGACTTCAGCAGGAGGCAGCAACCAAAATTCAA GAAGGATCCTCCCTCTGCGCCCGTGACAACTGCTGTTCAGGAACTGCTACGTCTGGCTCAGGCCTACCCAGCAGGACCCTCTACCCTTGACCCTGTCAATGACCTGCAGCTCAAGGATGTGTCAGTGGTAGAGGGGGGCCTCCGGGCCCGGAAGCTGGAGGAGCTGATCCGGGGGGCTCAGTGTGTGCACAGTCCCCGTTTCCCTGCCCAG TACCTGAAGCTGCGAGAGCGAATGCAGATACAGAAGGAGATGGAGCGGCTGCGCTTCCTGCTGTCGGATCAGTCCCTGCTGCTGCTCCCCGAGTACCACCAGCGAGTAGAG GTGCTCCGAACTCTGGGGTACGTAGACGAGGCGGGCACCGTGAAGCTGGCAGGGCGGGTGGCTTGTGCCATGAGCAGCCATGAGCTGCTTCTCACCGAGCTCATGTTCGACAATGCGCTGAGCGCCCTGCGGCCCGAGGAAATTGCAGCCCTGCTCTCTGGCCTGGTCTGCCAGAGCCCTGGCGACCCTGGGGATCAGCTCCCCAGCACCCTCAAACAG GGGGTGGAATGTGTCCAAGCTGTGGCCAAGCGGATTGGTGAGGTCCAAGTGGCCTGTGGCCTGAACCAGACAGTGGAGGAATTTGTGGGGGAGCTGAATTTTGGGCTGGTTGAGGTTGTGTACGAGTGGGCCCGGGGCATG CCCTTCTCTGAGTTGGCGGGGCTCTCAGGGACCCCCGAGGGCCTGGTGGTCCGCTGCATCCAGCGCCTGGCCGAGATGTGTCGCTCACTTCGGGGGGCAGCCCGCCTGGTAGGCGAGCCTGTGCTAGGTGCCAAGATGGAGACGGCGGCCACCCTGCTACGGAGGGACATCGTCTTCGCGGCCAGCCTCTACACTCAGTGA
- the DXO gene encoding decapping and exoribonuclease protein yields MEPRGTKRGAGKIEVAEPRNKVPRPAPSLPTDPALYSGPFPFYRRPSELGCFSLDAQRQYHGDARALRYYSPPPTNGQGPNFDLRDGYPDRYQPRDEEVQERLDHLLRWLLEHRGQLEGSPDWRPGAIVTWRGHLTKLLTTPYERQEGWQLAASRFQGTLYLSEVETPAARVRRLTRPPLLRELMYMGYKFEQYMCADKPGGSPDPSGEVNTNVAFCSVLRSRLGNHPLLFSGEVDCIDPQAPSMQPPTCYVELKTSKEMHSPGQWKSFYRHKLLKWWAQSFLPGVPNVIAGFRNPEGFVCSLKTFPTMEMFEYVRNDRDGWNPSVCMNFCAAFLSFAQNTVVQDDPRLVYLFSWEPGGPVTVSEHRDAPHAFLPTWYVEAMTQDLLSPPKTPSPKD; encoded by the exons ATGGAGCCCAGAGGGACCAAGAGAGGAGCTGGAAAAATAGAGGTAGCTGAGCCTCGGAACAAAGTCCCCCGCCCAGCACCCTCGCTGCCCACAGACCCTGCCCTCTACTCTGGACCCTTTCCTTTCTACCGGCGCCCTTCTGAACTGGGCTGCTTCTCCCTGGATGCACAACGCCAGTACCATGGAGATGCTCGAGCCTTGCGCTACTACAGCCCACCCCCCACCAATGGACAAGGACCCAACTTTGACCTCAGAGACGGATACCCAGATCGATACCAGCCCCGGGACGAGGAGGTCCAAGAGAGGCTGGACCACCTGCTACGCTGGCTCCTGGAGCACCGAGGCCAGCTGGAGGG GAGTCCAGACTGGCGCCCAGGGGCCATAGTGACATGGCGGGGGCACCTGACAAAATTGCTGACAACACCATATGAGCGGCAGGAGGGCTGGCAGCTGGCAGCCTCCCGGTTCCAGGGGACACTGTACCTGAGTGAGGTAGAGACGCCGGCTGCCCGGGTTCGGAGGCTTACCCGGCCACCTCTCCTCCGGGAGCTTATGTACATGGGGTACAAGTTCGAGCAGTACATGTGTGCAG ACAAACCCGGAGGCTCCCCAGACCCCTCTGGGGAGGTTAACACCAACGTGGCCTTCTGCTCTGTGCTACGCAGCCGCCTGGGGAACCATCCACTGCTCTTCTCTGGGGAGGTAGACTGCATAGACCCCCAGGCCCCATCCATGCAGCCCCCCACCTGCTATGTGGAGCTCAAGACCTCCAAGGAAATGCACAGCCCTGGCCAATGGAAGAGCTTCTACAG ACACAAGCTCCTGAAATGGTGGGCTCAGTCATTCCTTCCGGGGGTCCCAAATGTCATTGCTGGTTTCCGTAACCCAGAGGGTTTCGTCTGTTCCCTCAAGACCTTTCCTACCATGGAGATGTTTGAATACGTCAGG AATGACCGTGATGGCTGGAATCCCTCAGTGTGCATGAACTTCTGTGCTGCCTTCCTTAGCTTTGCCCAGAACACAGTTGTCCAGGACGACCCCAG ACTCGTCTACCTCTTCTCCTGGGAGCCTGGTGGCCCAGTCACAGTGTCTGAACATCGAGATGCACCGCATGCCTTTCTGCCTACATGGTATGTCGAAGCCATGACCCAGGACCTCCTGTCACCCCCCAAGACACCCTCCCCAAAGGACTGA